From a region of the Enterobacter cancerogenus genome:
- the bioH gene encoding pimeloyl-ACP methyl ester esterase BioH — translation MKTLWWQTVGTGNCHLVLLHGWGLNAEVWRCVSEELASHFTLHLVDLPGYGRSSGYGAMTLAEMANEVLDAAPQNAIWLGWSLGGLVASQIALTHPERVQALVTVASSPCFSAHDAWPGIKPEVLAGFQQQLSADFQRTVERFLALQTMGTETARQDARTLKQTVLALPMPDVAVLNGGLEILRTVDLREPLASLALPHLRIYGYLDGLVPRKVVPLLDAIWPESESLVVAKAAHAPFISHPEEIVSALVALRQRVA, via the coding sequence ATGAAGACGCTGTGGTGGCAGACCGTTGGGACGGGAAATTGTCATCTTGTGCTGCTGCACGGATGGGGACTGAACGCCGAAGTGTGGCGTTGCGTAAGTGAGGAACTGGCCTCGCATTTTACACTGCATCTGGTGGATTTGCCCGGCTATGGCCGCAGCAGCGGCTATGGTGCGATGACGCTTGCTGAGATGGCAAACGAGGTCCTGGACGCGGCGCCGCAAAACGCCATCTGGCTGGGCTGGAGCCTGGGCGGGCTGGTGGCGAGCCAGATTGCGCTTACCCATCCCGAACGCGTGCAGGCGCTGGTCACCGTGGCCTCGTCGCCCTGTTTCAGCGCGCATGATGCATGGCCGGGGATCAAACCGGAGGTGTTGGCCGGGTTCCAGCAGCAGTTGAGCGCTGATTTCCAGCGCACGGTGGAGCGTTTTCTGGCGCTACAGACGATGGGCACGGAAACGGCGCGTCAGGATGCGCGTACGCTGAAACAGACCGTGCTCGCTCTGCCGATGCCGGACGTGGCGGTCCTCAACGGCGGGCTGGAAATCCTGAGAACGGTCGATCTGCGTGAACCGCTTGCCTCACTGGCGCTGCCGCACCTGAGGATCTACGGCTATCTTGATGGCCTGGTGCCGCGCAAAGTTGTTCCTCTGCTTGATGCGATTTGGCCGGAAAGTGAATCGCTGGTAGTGGCGAAAGCCGCCCATGCGCCGTTTATCTCTCATCCTGAGGAGATCGTGTCTGCGCTCGTTGCGCTACGTCAACGTGTGGCCTGA
- the feoC gene encoding [Fe-S]-dependent transcriptional repressor FeoC: MASLIQVRDLLALQGRMEAKQLSINLHTPQPMIDAMLERLEAMGKAVRIQEEPNDCLSGSCKSCPEGKACLREWWALR; this comes from the coding sequence ATGGCATCGTTAATTCAGGTTCGGGATTTACTGGCATTACAGGGACGGATGGAGGCAAAACAGCTGAGCATCAACCTGCATACGCCGCAACCGATGATCGATGCCATGCTGGAAAGGCTCGAAGCCATGGGGAAAGCCGTGCGTATTCAGGAAGAGCCGAACGATTGCCTGTCGGGCAGTTGCAAAAGCTGTCCTGAAGGAAAGGCCTGCCTCAGGGAGTGGTGGGCGCTGCGTTAA
- the gntX gene encoding DNA utilization protein GntX translates to MLTAPGLCWLCRMPLTLSGWGICSVCTRSLQGRISGCPQCGLPATSPQLPCGRCLKKPPPWCALVAVDHYVPPLSGLIHSLKFSSQSSLARPLARLLLLALLQARRTRQLPGVDMIMNVPLYRRRHWRRGYNQSDLLCRPLAHWLGCRYPSSALTRVQATATQHRLNARLRKRNLKNAFRLELPVNGLHIALVDDVVTTGSTVAELSRLLLQSGAASVQVWCLCRTL, encoded by the coding sequence ATGCTAACAGCGCCCGGCTTGTGCTGGCTATGCCGAATGCCGCTTACGCTGAGCGGATGGGGCATCTGTTCTGTCTGTACGCGCTCGCTGCAAGGGCGTATCAGCGGCTGCCCGCAATGTGGTTTACCGGCGACTAGCCCGCAGCTCCCGTGCGGCCGCTGCCTGAAAAAACCGCCGCCGTGGTGTGCCCTGGTGGCAGTAGACCACTACGTTCCGCCCCTGAGCGGTCTGATTCATTCCCTGAAGTTTTCCAGTCAGAGTTCGCTGGCGCGCCCCCTCGCCCGTCTGCTGCTGCTGGCGCTTTTACAGGCGCGACGCACGCGCCAGCTACCAGGCGTGGACATGATCATGAACGTGCCCCTGTATCGCCGTCGCCACTGGCGGCGAGGCTACAACCAAAGCGACCTGCTTTGCCGTCCGCTCGCCCACTGGCTCGGGTGTCGTTACCCTTCCTCAGCATTAACGCGCGTTCAGGCCACCGCGACCCAGCACCGGCTCAACGCGCGGCTGCGCAAACGAAACCTGAAAAATGCCTTTCGCCTTGAATTGCCGGTCAACGGCCTCCATATCGCGCTGGTGGATGATGTCGTCACCACGGGCAGCACCGTCGCCGAACTTTCACGGCTGCTTTTGCAAAGCGGCGCCGCGTCGGTTCAGGTATGGTGTCTGTGCCGTACCTTGTAG
- a CDS encoding YdgH/BhsA/McbA-like domain containing protein — MKLVTGIVTSLVIGSLSFGVFAAEELQKDKVKEMNLTKVGEITTSDTTAPMDAKRELSKKADELGGKYYVITSAQKDTKNVHATAEVFK, encoded by the coding sequence ATGAAACTTGTTACAGGTATTGTCACTTCTCTGGTTATTGGGTCTCTGTCATTTGGCGTGTTTGCGGCAGAAGAGCTGCAAAAAGATAAGGTCAAAGAGATGAATCTGACCAAGGTGGGGGAGATCACCACGTCTGACACCACAGCACCGATGGATGCGAAGCGCGAGCTGTCCAAAAAAGCGGATGAGCTGGGCGGAAAATACTACGTGATTACCAGCGCGCAGAAAGACACCAAAAACGTGCATGCTACGGCTGAAGTCTTTAAGTAA